GGCCAGCCACTGCCGGACGGTGCGGTGCAGCCGGAACCGCCCGGCGGCGGCGTCCGCGGCAGGGCCCGCAGCGGCCTCGGAGAGCAGGGGCGCGAGCGCGGCGGCCTCCTCGGGCCCGGGCGGGGCAGCGGCGGCGACGGCGCGCAGCGCTTCGACCCAGGCCCACGCGGGCGGCGCGCCCTCGGCGTCGGGGGTGCGGCCGACCGCGACGATCCAGCCCTCGGCGTGCAGCCGGTCCGCGAGCCGGTGAAGCAGCGCCGACTTGCCCAGCCCCGCCTCGCCGGTGACCAGCGCCACCCCGGGCCCATCGACCCGGGCCCGCTGCCCCGCTGCCGCCAGCCGCGCCAACTCCTCCCCACGCCCGACGAACAGCTCACCCCCGGACCCACCCGCCACACCCCCCGAGCCGGACTCCGACCCACCGCCCGCACCAGGCGCCGACCCACCGCCCCACCCCCATCCCCGCTCCGGCCCTCCGGCAGCACCCCGCTCCGAAGCCCGGTCCTGCCCCGACTGAAACGCACCGCCCGCACCCCGCTCCGAAGCCCGGGCCTGCCTCGCCCCCGGCCCACCGCCCGAACCCCACCCCGTAGCCCCGACCGGATCCCGCTCCGGCCGCCCGACCCCATCCCGCTCCGGATCTGAAGCCCCACCCGCCTCCGCACCTTCGACCCCACCGCGCGCCGACAGGCCGCCCTGCCCCCGCTCCGGCCCACCGACCCGTCCCGGCCCCGAAGTCCCGGCCGGCGGACGCTCCGGCCTGCCGAACCGCCCCGCACCCGGCCCACCGGGCCGCCCCGCATCCAGCCGCCCCGGCCGGCTCGGCTCCGGCTCACCGGGCCACCCCGCCGCCGGCCCGCCGCCCTCGCCCGGGGCTTGAGCCCGCGTGGCCCCGCGCAGCACCCGCTCGTCCTGCGCCAGTACGGCCTGCTCCAACGCCACCAGCGCGGCGCCCGGATCCAGCCCCACCTCCTCGGCCAGGATCGCCCGCGCCCGGCGCAGCGCCGCGAGCGCGTCGGCCTGTCGCCCCGCGGCCCACAGCGCGAGGGCGTGCAGCCGCCACGCCTCCTCCCGCAGCGGCTCCTCGCGGGTCAGGAGCGCGGCCTCGGAGACCGCCCCCGTGATGTCCGCGACCCGCAGCCCGGCCTCGACGGCGAGTTCGCGCGCGGCCAGTCGGAGTTCGTCGAGCCGCAGGATCTCCGCGTGGCTCCACGGCTCGTCGGCCGCCTCCGCGTACGCAGGCCCCTGCCACAGCGCCAGCGCCTCGCGGAGCAGGCCCCGGGCGGTCTCCGGCTCGGCCGGGAGCAGCTCCCGGGACCGCCCGAGCAGCTCCTCGAAGCGCCAGGCGTCGACGGCGTCCTCGGGCAGCCGCAACGCGTACCCGGGGGGCGCGCTGACCAGCAGCCGGGCGGGGGTACGCGGAGCCCGGCCCGGTTCGAGGAGCCGGCGCAGGTTGGAAACGTAGGCCTGGAGGGAGGCGACGGCCCGGGCGGGGGCGGCCCCCTGCCACAGCTCCTCGATCATCCGGTCCATGGACACGACCCGGCCGCGCACGGAGACCAGCAGCGCCAGGACGGAACGCTGGCGGTGACCGCCGAGCGGGATCGACTCGCCGTTCCGCTCGGCTGCGAAGGAGCCGAGTACGCGTATGTGGACCATGATCTGTCCAACGTAATCGGCTTCGATCAACTTCGGTCCGGATAACGCCAGATGCCGGCCACGGAAGCTTCCAAGCGGTTTCCAAGTGGACGCCAGGAACCCTCCATGAGCCGGCCTCCAGTCTTTTGCCATGAAGACGACACGGACACCGACAAGCGCACAGGCCGGGCCGGACACCCACGAGATGGTGGTCATCCACCGCGGCCTGCGCCGCGAGGCACGGCTGCTGGTCGAACTGGTCGCGGCGGTCACCCCCGGCGACACCGCCCGGGCCCGGATCCTCGCGGACCACTTCCGCGACTACCTGCTCGGCCTCCACAACCACCACCACGGCGAGGACGAGCACCTGTGGCCGCCACTGCTCGCCCGCGTGGACCTCGAAGCCGACCTCGTGCTCCTGATGGACGAGCAGCACGAGAGGGTCGCGGCGACGTTGTCCGCCGCCCAGCAGGCCCTGCCGGCCTGGGAGCGCACGGCCGGGGAGGCGGAGCGGGACACTCTCGTGGCCCGGCTCGTCGAACACCGGACCGTCCTCGTGGAGCACCTCGACGACGAGGAGCGCTCGCTCCTGCCGCTCGCCGCCCGGCACCTGTCCCGGAGCGAGTGGGACGCCATGGGCGAGCACTTCCTGGAGAGAACGCCCAAGCCCAAACTGCTGTTCTTCCTCGGCATGGCCCTGGAGAACGCCGACCGGGACGAGCGCGCGTCGATGCTCGCCGCTCTGCCACGCGCCGCGCGACTGCTCTGGTACACGGTCGGACGCCCCGCCTACGCCCGCAGGATGCGCACCGTCCGCCGAACCACAGCCACTGCCGCAACCACGGCCACCTCTCGCTGACCCCTGGCCCCTTCCCCTCCGACACATCCAGGAGATCCGCCATGACCCTCAAGCACCTCGCCACCGCCCTGGCCGCCATCGGCGCCGCGTTCATCATCTACATCGGCCTCGCCTACCTCATCGCCCCGCAGGCCACCGCGCCCGACTTCGGCGTTCCGACCTGGCCGCAGAACGACGGCACCGCCTTCCTCGCCGTCAAGGGCGTGCGGGACGTCGCAACCGGGCTCGTCGTCCTGGCCCTCCTGCTGACCGGACAGCGGCGGGCCCTCGGCTGGGCGATGGCTGCGATCGCCTTCATCCCGGCGGGCGACACGGCCGTCGTGCTGGCCGCCGGCGGATCCGCCGGCACGGCGTTCGGGGTCCACGGCTCCACCGCGCTCGCCGTGGCCTTCACCGCCGTCCTCCTGCTGCGCGAGCGCCCTGCCGCGGCGGCCGCCTCCACGCACCCCGCGGACCCCGCGGACCGCGCCGTCCTCGCCTCCGTCTGACCGACGAGCCCGGCGACCCCACCGGTCCCACTGGCCCGAATGTGACAAGGGCGGCGCACCAGGGACGTTCCGCTTGTGCCGGAGCCGCCTTACCGTTGGTATCCATGCGGTTCCCCCTCACGAGCGCTCGGCGGCTCGGGCTGCCCAGACGGGCCGTCTCACAGATCCTGCTGACCCAGCTGGCCATCGCCGCCGGGGTCGTGGTGCTGGCCACCGGGCTGTTCCTGGCACCTCTCAGCACCCAGCTCGACGACCAGGCCATGCGACGCGCCCTGGCCATCGCGCAGAGCGCGGCGGCGGACCCGTCACTCGCCGCCGACCTCCTGGATTCCGGAGCGACGGCGGACAGCCCGGTGCAGGCGACGGCCGAGCGGCTCCGCCGGGCCACCGGGGCCGAGTACGTGGTCGTCCTCGACCTGGACGGCATCCGCCGCTCGCACCCCAGCCCCGCCCGGATCGGACTGCCCGTCTCGACCGACCCGAGCGAGGCGCTGGCCGGCCGCGAGGTCATGGAGATCGACGAAGGCACCCTGGGTCGCTCCGCCCGCGGCAAGGTCCCGCTGCTCGCGTCCGACGGAGAGATCATCGGGGCCGTCTCGGTCGGCATCGCCTACGACGGCGTCCGCGACCGGCTGCTCGGGGCCATCCCCGGCCTCCTCGCCTACGCCGGCGGCGCCCTCGCGGCAGGCGCCCTCGTCGCCTACGCGCTGTCCCGCCGGATCCACCGCCAGACCCGGGACCTGGCCTTCTCCGATATCGCAGGGCTGCTCGCGGAGCGCGAGGCGATGCTGCACTCCATCCGCGAAGGCGTGATCGCCCTCGACCGCCACGGCCGGGTCCGCCTGGTGAACGACGAGGCCGCCCGCCTGCTCGGTCTGGCCCCGCAGCCCCCGGGCGCACCCGCCTCCCCTGCCTCACCGGGCTCCCCCGACTCGGCGGGCAGCCTCGCCGGACGTCCGCTCGACGAGGTGATCGGCGCCTGCCGTACCGCGGACGTACTGACCGGCCGGGTCACCGGCCGGGACCTCCTCACCGTCCAGGGCCCCCGGGTCCTGGTCGCGAACCGGATGCCCACCGAGGACGGCGGCGCCGTCGCCACCCTGCGCGACCGCACCGAACTGGAGCACTTGAGCCGCGAACTCGACTCGACCCGGGGCCTGATCGACGCCCTGCGCGCCCAGGACCACGAGCACGCCAACCGTCTCCACACGCTCCTCGGCCTGCTGGAGCTGGGCCTGCACGAGGAGGCGGTGGAGTTCGTGACGGAGGTCGTCGGCGTGCACCGCACCACCGCCGAGCAGGTCACCGAGAAGGTCCACGACCCCCTGCTGGCAGCCCTCCTGGTGGGCAAGGCCACCGTCGCGGCGGAGCGCGGGGTCCCCCTGCGCCTGGCCCCGGCGAGCCTCCTCCCCGACCGCCTGGTCGACCCGGGCGGCCTCGTCACCATCGTCGGCAATCTGGTGGACAACGCCCTGGACGCCGCCGCCGGCTCGGCGTCGCCCCTGGTCGAGGTGGAGCTGCGCGCCGAGGGCCGGGCGGCGGTTCTGCGGGTGCGGGACAGCGGCCCCGGGGTGCCGGCCGCACGCCGCGAGGAGATATTCACCGAGGGCTGGTCGACCAAGCAGCCCAGGGCCCACCGCGAACGCGGGCTGGGCCTCGCCCTCGTACGCCGCCTCGCGGAGCGGCAGGGCGGCAGTGTCCGGGCCGGCGAGGCAGAGGACGGAGGGGCGGAGTTCTCCGTCGTACTCCCGGAGGCCCTGCGATGAACGAGACCCCGATTCACGTATTGGTCGTCGACGACGACGTGCGTGTTGCCCTGATCAACGCGGCGTACGTGGCGAAGGTTCCCGGATTCCGCGTGGTGGCGCAGGTCCATTCCGCCACCGAGGCACTGGAGTTCCTCACCGCGCATCCCGTGGACCTGGTCCTGCTGGACCACTACCTGCCCGACGAGAACGGCCTGGACCTGGTCCGTCGCATGCGCCAGCTCGGCCACGGCACCGACGTGATCATGGTCACGGCCGCCCGCGACCTCGCCACCGTCCAGGCCGCCATGCGCCTCGGCGCGCTCCAATACCTGGTCAAACCCTTCACCTTCGCGGGCCTGCGCTCCCGATTGGAGGCGTACGGCGCCCTCCGCCGCACGCTGGACACCGGCGGTGAGGCCGAGCAGGCCGAGGTGGACCGGATCTTCGGGGCCCTGGCCGCCGCCGGATCCCCGAACGAGCTCCCCAAGGGCCACTCCACGACCACCGCGGAACTGGTCCGCCAGGTCCTGCGCTCCGCCGAGGGCCCTCTGTCCACCCAGCAGATCGCCGACCGCGCGGGCATCAGCCGCCAGACCGCACAGCGCTACTTGAAGCTCCTCGATCGCACCGGCCGCGTCACCCTGGCCCTGCGCTACGGCGAGACCGGCCGCCCGGAGCACCGCTACACCTGGCTTCCCTCCGAGGGAGCGTGACCGCTCACACCGCCCCGGCACCGGTCAGCGAGCGGACCTCGGTCTCCGCGTGCTTCGCCTCGTCCGGCTCCTCCCCCGAGGTGACCGTGCCCAGCCAGCCCGCCAGGAAGCCCAGCGGGATCGAGACGATCCCAGGGTTCTGGAGCGGGAAGTACTGGAAGTCCACCCCCGGGAACAGCGACTCGGCGCTCCCCGACACCACCGGGGAGACCAGGACCAGCAGCACCGCGGGCACCAGGCCGCCGTAGACCGACCAGACAGCTCCGCGGGTGGTGAAGCCGCGCCAGAACAGCGAGTACAGCAGCACGGGCAGATTGGCCGAGGCGGCCACCGCGAAGGCCAGCCCCACCAGGAACGCCACGTTGAGGTTCTGGGCGAGCAGCCCGAGGGCGATGGCCACCGCCCCGATCCCGACGGCCGCGACCCGGGCCACCGCGACCTCGCTGCGCTGCTTGGCGTGCCGTCGCTTGAGGGAGGCGTACAGGTCGTGCGCGACGGAGGCGGAGGAGGCCAGGGTGATCCCGGCGACCACGGCCAGGATGGTGGCGAAGGCGATGGCGGCCACGAACGCGAACAGCACCGTGCCCCCGGTCGAGCCGGCCCCGCCGCCGAGGAATGCGGCGAGCAGCGGAACGGCCGTGTTCCCGGAGGCGTTGGAGGCCCGTACCTCGTCCGGCCCCACCAGCGCGGCCGCCCCGAAGCCGAGCACGATGGTCATCAGGTAGAAACCGCCGATCAGGCCGATCGCCCACACCACCGAGCGGCGGGCCGCCCGCGCGGTGGGCACGGTGTAGAAGCGCGACAGGATGTGCGGCAGCCCGGCGGTCCCGAGGACCAGGGCGAGACCGAGGCTCATGAAGTCGAAGCGAGCGGTCCAGTCCCCGCCGTATTTGAGCCCGGGACCCAGGAACCGGGCCCCGTGGCCGCTGCGTTCGGCGGCGGTGCTGAGCAGCTGGTCGAAGTTCCCGTGGAAACGCAGGAGTACGAGTGCGGTCAGGGTGACGGCCCCGCCCATGAGCAGTACGGCCTTGACGATCTGGATCCAGGTGGTGGCTCGCATCCCGCCGAAGGACACGTACACGACCATCAGCGCGCCCACCCCGACGACGGCCAGGGTCCGGGCCATGGCGCTCGAACTGCCCAACAGCAGGCCGACGAGGCTGCCCGCACCGACCATCTGCGCGACGAGGTAGAGCACGGAGACGACGACCGAGGAGGTACCGGCCGCGATCCGCACCGGCCGTTCGCTCATCCGCGCGGCGACCACGTCGGCGAGGGTGAAGCGCCCGCAGTTGCGGACCAGTTCGGCGACGAGGAACAGCACGACGAGCCAGGCGACGAGGAAGCCAACGGAGTAGAGCATGCCGTCGTAGCCGAAGAGGGCGATCAGCCCGGAGATGCCGAGGAAGGAAGCGGCTGACATGTAGTCGCCCGCGATGGCGAAACCGTTCTCCAGCGGCGAGAACAGCCGGCCGCCGGCGTAGAACTCCTCCGCCGACCCGTGCCGGTTGCGGCTGACCCAGGTGGTGATGCCCAGGGTCACCGCGATGAAGACGCTGAACAGGATCAGCGCGAGGCTCTGGTGCTCGGTGGTCACCGGCCGGTCCCCCTCGCGCGGGTCCGCTCCTGGCCGCGCTCCTGCTCGAAGACGGTCCAGCGCAGGTCGAGCGCCGCCCGGTCCCGGCGCAGCCGCGCGTGCCGGGCGTAGGCCCAGGTCAGGAGGAAGGTGCTGAGGAACTGGCCGAGCCCCGCGAGCATGGCCACGTTGACCGCGCCGACCACCGGCCGGGCCATCACACCGGGCGCGACGGTGGCGGCGACCACGTAGGCCACGTACCAGAGGAGGAAGCCCGTGGTCGCGGGGACGACGAACCCCCGATAGCGGCTGCGCACCTCCTGGAAGGCGGGACTGCGCTGCACTTCGAGGTAGATGTCGGACGCGCCGGGGGCAGGACGGGCCGGGGGCGCGGCCGACGGCTCGCTCTCGCTCTCACCCCACCCGACGGCCAGCGCGTCGTACCAGGGGTCGTCGAGCCGGATCGTTCCGGCATCGGGACCATCGTGCTTGTCCACCGAACTCTCCTTGTCCGCTGCCGCATTGGCCGCGTGCCCACAAGGATGTGCGGAACGAACGTTTCAAGACTGGTGTCCGGGTGCTCTTCACTCCTTCAGGTGATGGAGTGAAGAGCACCTCACCGACGAACCGAGCCGGACCGAGCCGGACCGAGCCGGACCGAGCCGGTCCCGAGGCGTCAGGCGTCGATGCGCGAGCGGTCCAGGGTGGCCGCGGAGCTGGTGATGAACTCCTTGCGCGGGGCCACCTCGTTGCCCATGAGCAGGTCGAAGACCGTCTCGGCCGAGTCCAGATCGCCGATGTTGATCCGGCGCAGGGTGCGGAAGCGGGGGTCCATGGTGGTCTCCGCCAGCTGGTCCGCGTCCATCTCGCCGAGGCCCTTGTAGCGCTGGATCGAGTCCTTGTACCGGATGTTCTTGCGCTGGTACTCCAACAGGGTCTGGCGCAGTTCGTTGTCCGAATACGTGTACACGTACTTGTCCTGGCCCTTCTTGGGCTGGACCAGCTCGATCCGGTGCAGCGGCGGCACGGCCGCGAAGACCCGGCCCGCCTCGACCATCGGCCGCATGTACCGCTGGAAGAGCGTGAGCAGCAGGCAGCGGATGTGCGCGCCGTCGACATCCGCGTCGACGAGCAGGACGATCTTGCCGTAGCGGGCGGCGTCGAGGTCGAAGGTCCGGCCCGAGCCGGCTCCTATGACCTGGATGATCGCCCCGCACTCGGCGTTCTTGAGCATGTCCGAGACGGACGACTTCTGAACGTTGAGGATCTTGCCGCGGATCGGCAGCAGCGCCTGGAATTCGGAGTTCCGGGCGAGCTTCGCCGTACCGAGGGCGGAGTCGCCCTCGACGATGAAGAGCTCGCTGCGCTCCACGTCGTCGCTGCGACAGTCGGCCAGCTTCGCGGGGAGCGAGGAGGTCTCCAGCGCGGTCTTGCGGCGCTGTGCCTCCTTGTGCTGACGGGCCGCGATCCGGGTCCGGGCGGCCGCGACGATCTTCTCCATCACGGCGCGGGCCTGCTGCTTGTCGTCGCGCTTGGTGGAGGTCAGGAAGGCCTTGAGCTCCTTCGCGACCACGGCCGCGACGATCCGGGTGGCCGCGGAGGTGCCGAGGACCTCCTTGGTCTGACCCTCGAACTGCGGCTCGGCGAGGCGGACGGTGACGACGGCCGTCATGCCCTCCATCGCGTCGTCCTTGACCACGTCGTCCTCGGCGACGCGCAGCAGCTTCGCCGAGCGCAGCACCTCGTTCACGGTCTTGGCGATCGAGCGCTCGAAGCCGGAGACGTGGGTGCCGCCCTTGGGGGTGGCGATGATGTTGACGAAGGACTTGACGTTGGTCTCGTACCCGGTGCCCCAGCGCAGGGCGATGTCCACGCCGAGCTCGCGGGTGACCTCGGTGGGCGTCATGTGGCCACGGTCGTCGAGGACCGGGACGGTCTCCTTGAAGGTGCCCGTGCCGGTCAGTCGCAGCACGTCGCAGACGGCCTTGTCCTGGGCAAGGTACTCGCAGAACTCGCTGATGCCCCCGTCGAAGCGGAAGGTCTCCTCGGTCTTGCCAGCCCCGTCGATGCCCCGCTCGTCGCGGACCACCAGGGTCAGCCCGGGGACGAGGAAGGCGGTCTGGCGGGCACGCTGGTAGAGGGTCTCCAGGCCGAGCCGGGCGTCCTTGAGGAAGATCTGGCGGTCGGCCCAGTAGCGGACCCGGGTGCCGGTCTTGCCCTTGGTGATCCGCTTGATCTTGCGCAGGCCGTTGGCGGGGTCGAAGGGGCTGTCGGCGCCCTGCTCGGTGAACATGCCGGGGACGCCCCGGCGGAAGCTGATGGCGTGCGTGGAACTGCCGCGGTCGACCTCGACGTCCAGACGGGCGGAGAGGGCGTTGACCACGGAGGCACCGACGCCGTGCAGGCCGCCGGAGGCCGCGTAGGAGCCACCGCCGAACTTTCCGCCCGCGTGCAGCTTGGTCATGACGACCTCGACGCCGGACAGGCCGGTCTTGGGCTCGACGTCCACGGGGATGCCGCGGCCGTTGTCCCGGACCTCCACGGAGGCATCCTCGTGGAGGATCACCTCGATGTGGTCGCAGTAGCCGCCCAGGGCCTCATCGACGGAATTGTCGATGATCTCCCAGAGGCAGTGCATGAGGCCCCGGCTGTCCGTGGAGCCGATATACATGCCGGGGCGCTTGCGGACGGCCTCCAGCCCCTCGAGGACGAGCAGGTGCCGCGCGGTGTAGTTGGAACCGTCCCGGTCTGCTCCGGACAGCAGCGCGCTGGAAGGCACGGACGTGTCGGCGGTCACGCAGTTCGCTCCTCGCTGAATTTCTTTTCTGGCCCGGTCGGGCACAGGGGTGGCTCGGGTGCCGGTCGAAGGGTACCGAGGCCAGGTAGAGCCGATGCAACGCCACCCTCGCGCATTCCTCACCCTAGTCCAGATCCGCACGGGTGTTCGATCCCCCGTGGGAGTGAAGCAAACATCACGTTCCCTTCCGCGCATGAACCATTTAGGGTTCGGGCACGTCCTCATGAACAACCTGGCACTCACGCCGGGGGAGGATGGAACTGCGACAAGCGCACGACTGACAACGCGAAACCGTAAAGCAACGCATTACGGCTCCTTCGCCGCCAACCGGCAACAGCCGGCCAGCTTCGGAAGGAAGTTTCGAGGAAAAGCCGCGAGCGGGAACGTTTTCGGCCTGGTTGGATGTTGACCCTGGTACGACAGCTCGTCGAGCTAGAGAAGAGGCGACGTGACTACTGTTCTGACACCCGCGACCCCGCTGACGGCCGCTGACCGATGCGACCGTTGCGGCGCCCAGGCATATCTGCGCGTCGTCCTGCTGAGCGGCGGTGAACTGCTCTTCTGTGCCCACCACGGGCGCAAGTTCGAGCCGGAACTCAAGAAGATCGCCGCGGAAATACAGGATGAGACCGAGCGGCTCACGTCCGCTCCGGCTGCCGAAGCCGACACCGAGGACCGCTGACACAGGCCTGTTCCTCGCATCCGACGAGCCAGGACCGGCCACGCCGGTCGACGGGCGGCATCTCTGAGACCCAGGGAAGCCGCCCGTCCTCACGTCCACGCCCGGAAGGCCGCCCGCCCGTCCAGGGCCCCGGCCTCCGGCCGTCGGCGCCGCCTACCGCAGCTCCCCCCGGACCGGCTCATCCGTTCGATGCCCCTCCACGGCCCCTGCTGCCGGTGCGGAGCCGCTCCGGGCACCCGCCGCGACGTCCGGGACCCCGCCCTGCCGCACAGCGCTCTCAGGGCCCTTCACGAACTCGGCCAGCGGAGCGATCCGTGTGTACACCCCGGGGCTGTCGGCGCGCCCGCAGCCACGCCCCCACGACACCAGCCCGATGAGACGGCCCTTGGCGACCAGCGGGCCCCCGCTGTCGCCCTGGCAGGCGTCCTTGCCGCCCCCGTCGTCCCCCGCGCACACCATGGACTCCCCGCGGTACTGGCCGTCGGCGTCCCCCGGGTAGGCACGCCCGCAGGCCTCGTCCGAGAGGACCGTCACCCGCGCCGTGCGCAGCGCGTACGCGTAGTCACCAAAGCCGCTCGTATCGCCCCAGCCGTACACGGCAGCCGCGGTCCCCGCCGCGTACGCGGTGTCCCCCGGCCCGGCCATCGGGAGCACGTGGTCTGCGGGAACCGCCTCGGCGAGCTCCAGGACGGCGAGGTCCCCGGCGTTGCTCGCCGGGTCGTAGGCCGGGTTCACCCTGGCCGCGCGCACCGCGATCTCCCTGCCGTCCGTCGCGCGCAGCTCCGTACGCCCGGCGATCACCCGGAGGTCGGGGACGGTCTCGACGGGGCCGCCGAGCACCTGGCGGCCCAGGCAGTGGGCCGCGGTGAGGACCGTGGTGGGAGCCACGACGACGCCCCCGCAGAACTGCCCGCCCCGCGTACCCCCGAACCGGTCACGGCTGGCGAGGGCCACGACCCACGGACTGTCGGCCACCTTCACCGGCTTACCGCCGATCACCACACTGTCCGCGGCTGCCTGCGGCGCCTGGGCCAGCGGCGCTGCGGCCGCTCCCGCCGCCAGGGTCAGCGCTCCCGCCAGAGCACGGGCAAAGGGACGACGCATGAGGCCTCCTGACTCCGAGTGTGCATGACTCCACCCAGAGTGGGATGACCAGTGGCCGTGCGCACCCGCGCACGGCCACCGAGGTACGGTCCCCCGCCGCGCCTGCCGGTCAGTCCAGGTAGTCGCGCAGCACCTGCGAACGCGACGGGTGACGCAGCTTCGACATCGTCTTCGACTCGATCTGGCGGATCCGCTCGCGCGTGACCCCGTAGACCTTGCCGATCTCGTCGAGGGTCTTGGGCTGGCCGTCCGTGAGCCCGAAGCGCATGGAGACCACACCGGCCTCGCGCTCGCTGAGGGTGTCGAGCACCGAGTGCAGCTGCTCCTGCAGGAGCGTGAAGCTCACGGCGTCGGCCGGCACGACGGCTTCCGAGTCCTCGATGAGGTCGCCGAACTCGCTGTCGCCGTCCTCGCCCAGGGGGGTGTGCAGGGAGATCGGCTCGCGGCCGTACTTCTGGACCTCGATGACCTTCTCGGGGGTCATGTCGAGTTCCTTGGCCAGCTCCTCCGGGGTGGGCTCGCGGCCCAGGTCCTGGAGCATCTGGCGCTGGACGCGGGCAAGCTTGTTGATGACCTCGACCATGTGCACCGGGATGCGGATGGTGCGGGCCTGGTCGGCCATGGCGCGGGTGATCGCCTGGCGGATCCACCACGTCGCGTACGTGGAGAACTTGTAGCCCTTGGTGTAGTCGAACTTCTCGACGGCACGGATCAGGCCCAGGTTGCCCTCCTGGATCAGGTCCAGGAAGAGCATGCCGCGGCCGGTGTAACGCTTGGCCAGGGAGACCACGAGGCGGAGGTTGGCCTCCAGTAGGTGGTTCTTCGCGCGGCGGCCGTCCTCGGCGATGATCTCCAGCTCGCGCTTGAGCTTGGGCGCCAGCTTGTCGGAGTTCGCCAGCTTGTCCTCGGCGAAGAGTCCCGCCTCGATGCGCTTGGCGAGCT
This genomic window from Streptomyces sp. NBC_01351 contains:
- a CDS encoding DUF4267 domain-containing protein; amino-acid sequence: MTLKHLATALAAIGAAFIIYIGLAYLIAPQATAPDFGVPTWPQNDGTAFLAVKGVRDVATGLVVLALLLTGQRRALGWAMAAIAFIPAGDTAVVLAAGGSAGTAFGVHGSTALAVAFTAVLLLRERPAAAAASTHPADPADRAVLASV
- a CDS encoding DUF7342 family protein → MNETPIHVLVVDDDVRVALINAAYVAKVPGFRVVAQVHSATEALEFLTAHPVDLVLLDHYLPDENGLDLVRRMRQLGHGTDVIMVTAARDLATVQAAMRLGALQYLVKPFTFAGLRSRLEAYGALRRTLDTGGEAEQAEVDRIFGALAAAGSPNELPKGHSTTTAELVRQVLRSAEGPLSTQQIADRAGISRQTAQRYLKLLDRTGRVTLALRYGETGRPEHRYTWLPSEGA
- a CDS encoding DUF7455 domain-containing protein, coding for MTTVLTPATPLTAADRCDRCGAQAYLRVVLLSGGELLFCAHHGRKFEPELKKIAAEIQDETERLTSAPAAEADTEDR
- a CDS encoding DUF485 domain-containing protein — protein: MDKHDGPDAGTIRLDDPWYDALAVGWGESESEPSAAPPARPAPGASDIYLEVQRSPAFQEVRSRYRGFVVPATTGFLLWYVAYVVAATVAPGVMARPVVGAVNVAMLAGLGQFLSTFLLTWAYARHARLRRDRAALDLRWTVFEQERGQERTRARGTGR
- a CDS encoding sensor histidine kinase; this encodes MRFPLTSARRLGLPRRAVSQILLTQLAIAAGVVVLATGLFLAPLSTQLDDQAMRRALAIAQSAAADPSLAADLLDSGATADSPVQATAERLRRATGAEYVVVLDLDGIRRSHPSPARIGLPVSTDPSEALAGREVMEIDEGTLGRSARGKVPLLASDGEIIGAVSVGIAYDGVRDRLLGAIPGLLAYAGGALAAGALVAYALSRRIHRQTRDLAFSDIAGLLAEREAMLHSIREGVIALDRHGRVRLVNDEAARLLGLAPQPPGAPASPASPGSPDSAGSLAGRPLDEVIGACRTADVLTGRVTGRDLLTVQGPRVLVANRMPTEDGGAVATLRDRTELEHLSRELDSTRGLIDALRAQDHEHANRLHTLLGLLELGLHEEAVEFVTEVVGVHRTTAEQVTEKVHDPLLAALLVGKATVAAERGVPLRLAPASLLPDRLVDPGGLVTIVGNLVDNALDAAAGSASPLVEVELRAEGRAAVLRVRDSGPGVPAARREEIFTEGWSTKQPRAHRERGLGLALVRRLAERQGGSVRAGEAEDGGAEFSVVLPEALR
- a CDS encoding solute symporter family protein, with the translated sequence MTTEHQSLALILFSVFIAVTLGITTWVSRNRHGSAEEFYAGGRLFSPLENGFAIAGDYMSAASFLGISGLIALFGYDGMLYSVGFLVAWLVVLFLVAELVRNCGRFTLADVVAARMSERPVRIAAGTSSVVVSVLYLVAQMVGAGSLVGLLLGSSSAMARTLAVVGVGALMVVYVSFGGMRATTWIQIVKAVLLMGGAVTLTALVLLRFHGNFDQLLSTAAERSGHGARFLGPGLKYGGDWTARFDFMSLGLALVLGTAGLPHILSRFYTVPTARAARRSVVWAIGLIGGFYLMTIVLGFGAAALVGPDEVRASNASGNTAVPLLAAFLGGGAGSTGGTVLFAFVAAIAFATILAVVAGITLASSASVAHDLYASLKRRHAKQRSEVAVARVAAVGIGAVAIALGLLAQNLNVAFLVGLAFAVAASANLPVLLYSLFWRGFTTRGAVWSVYGGLVPAVLLVLVSPVVSGSAESLFPGVDFQYFPLQNPGIVSIPLGFLAGWLGTVTSGEEPDEAKHAETEVRSLTGAGAV
- a CDS encoding hemerythrin domain-containing protein, with the protein product MKTTRTPTSAQAGPDTHEMVVIHRGLRREARLLVELVAAVTPGDTARARILADHFRDYLLGLHNHHHGEDEHLWPPLLARVDLEADLVLLMDEQHERVAATLSAAQQALPAWERTAGEAERDTLVARLVEHRTVLVEHLDDEERSLLPLAARHLSRSEWDAMGEHFLERTPKPKLLFFLGMALENADRDERASMLAALPRAARLLWYTVGRPAYARRMRTVRRTTATAATTATSR
- a CDS encoding serine protease — translated: MRRPFARALAGALTLAAGAAAAPLAQAPQAAADSVVIGGKPVKVADSPWVVALASRDRFGGTRGGQFCGGVVVAPTTVLTAAHCLGRQVLGGPVETVPDLRVIAGRTELRATDGREIAVRAARVNPAYDPASNAGDLAVLELAEAVPADHVLPMAGPGDTAYAAGTAAAVYGWGDTSGFGDYAYALRTARVTVLSDEACGRAYPGDADGQYRGESMVCAGDDGGGKDACQGDSGGPLVAKGRLIGLVSWGRGCGRADSPGVYTRIAPLAEFVKGPESAVRQGGVPDVAAGARSGSAPAAGAVEGHRTDEPVRGELR
- a CDS encoding DNA gyrase/topoisomerase IV subunit B, which encodes MTADTSVPSSALLSGADRDGSNYTARHLLVLEGLEAVRKRPGMYIGSTDSRGLMHCLWEIIDNSVDEALGGYCDHIEVILHEDASVEVRDNGRGIPVDVEPKTGLSGVEVVMTKLHAGGKFGGGSYAASGGLHGVGASVVNALSARLDVEVDRGSSTHAISFRRGVPGMFTEQGADSPFDPANGLRKIKRITKGKTGTRVRYWADRQIFLKDARLGLETLYQRARQTAFLVPGLTLVVRDERGIDGAGKTEETFRFDGGISEFCEYLAQDKAVCDVLRLTGTGTFKETVPVLDDRGHMTPTEVTRELGVDIALRWGTGYETNVKSFVNIIATPKGGTHVSGFERSIAKTVNEVLRSAKLLRVAEDDVVKDDAMEGMTAVVTVRLAEPQFEGQTKEVLGTSAATRIVAAVVAKELKAFLTSTKRDDKQQARAVMEKIVAAARTRIAARQHKEAQRRKTALETSSLPAKLADCRSDDVERSELFIVEGDSALGTAKLARNSEFQALLPIRGKILNVQKSSVSDMLKNAECGAIIQVIGAGSGRTFDLDAARYGKIVLLVDADVDGAHIRCLLLTLFQRYMRPMVEAGRVFAAVPPLHRIELVQPKKGQDKYVYTYSDNELRQTLLEYQRKNIRYKDSIQRYKGLGEMDADQLAETTMDPRFRTLRRINIGDLDSAETVFDLLMGNEVAPRKEFITSSAATLDRSRIDA